Genomic window (Nymphaea colorata isolate Beijing-Zhang1983 chromosome 1, ASM883128v2, whole genome shotgun sequence):
AAACACGTGACTAATGAACAGCAAGTGAAAAATCCGTCCCACCTTAGGCGGTTACGTTTCTCCCTGTTCTTGAGAGAGGCACGCGTCTATGACGTGTTTGAATCGGATTTTAGATAAAGGTAAGATCCGTGGTTTTAACAAACATTGAatctcaaaagtcaaaacttcGAATTTGAAATCCTCAGCGAAGAGGAATTGGCTTGGCCCTGTTGCTGAGTTCCATAGTGATTTAATATCCTAAGATATTAAATAATTGGACTATTTTAGAACTTACAAGGATTTAAAACCTTATCTTTACAAGACCTGAACTTATTGGCACTCATGAATCTCAAGGCagactctctctcctctagctGAAAATTGCTAGCTAGATTTCAAGCATAATGTTGATCACAAGTTCAGTGCTCTTCCCAAATCAACAATTTCTTAAAACTGAGAATTTAAGgtgagtctttttttttctaaatcaaaCCTTCTAGTTTAGGATTTGAAGTAATCAAATACTCCTTATCTCCTAATCTCAAAGTTAAAAGTGACAAACTacaaagcaagcaaaaagtATCTTTATGTACGTTTCCTTCAAATTGTTTAGCCAATCAAAGTtagaagagagagattttcaaaggggttggtgcaatggtaAGGATAGAGGCTAGAGGCTGGTAAGCGGCTAGTGTTTGTTTTCAATGGCATCAACTCTTTATGCTGCAAAAGAAAATGCACCAATATATATCGTCCCGAAGCACCAAAAGTAGTCCAGAACCTTGTGGGGATGAGAGAAAGTGAGAGGCTATAGCCTTCACTCGGGTGGTAGAAATAGTCTAAGTCTCCCGCTCACTGGAAACAAAGCTAAAAGAAGTATAAAACAGCTTCATAGAGAAAAACAACTTCAAactatatataagaaagaaaagaacttaTCAAGAAGTGAGTTCTGAACTGATTACTGATCAGAGACGAGTGATCTTTCCTAAATTTCATATTAGATATCCAAATATGGGAGACACAAACCTACCAATTATCTTCTGATTTCCACCCATTCTTCCTTCAAGCAAATTCAAACCTGACGCCTTCGTAGAGAAATTTTAACCACTTAATCCAAATGCAGAGCCAATAATCCGCGTTATCACTACCATAAACGCctcacttttaaaatgttcccaCATATTTCGATTAATCTTGTCGCAAAAATGGAAGAGGAATAAACATCTTCAACCATCTGGAGTACGAACCAGACCCGACCATCGAGTGAGGAGAAAAATTCATATTCGGGTCAGATATTTGACTAAATGAGGTAGTTGGGTTTGGGAACCCcgaaatccaaatccgaataaAACACATTCCCAGATATCGCATATAAAACGTTGGTACCGTCTGAGTTTTAGCGTATGCACCGCCTCAATTCCGAGTTTGGATTCACAACCCGAGACCGAGCCGGACCCGTTCATCCCATCCCATTGACACTTATACCCCTCGACAGTCGACTGCCGTTGGTGTAAACTACCACCGCCGAAGGTCATAATCACCAAGTTACCCTTACCAAGTCGGTTCGGACGAGTGCGAAACACGCGCCTCCTTCCTAGCCGAACACGTTGTACATGAACGGGAACTCCTGAAACGTGCCTTTTAGAGCTCAACGCGCGTCTGTCTGCCGCGAAGAGATACCGCCATGGACGTTGCTATAAGACTTTCCGGCGTGATTCTCCTGAAGAACAGCGCCCTCTCGTTGTTTCAATTAATTTTGATCGGCTATCCTCTTATAGTTGTCGGcgctttcttctttttgccgCCCTTCTGAAACTGGTCGGAGTCCCGCTTGCCGGAGAGAAAAATGAGCCAGGATCAGCCACGGAGGCCCAGCAACAACacccgggcccaggcccggaCAGAGCCCATCAAGTACGGAGACGTGTTCGACGTCTCCGGCGGGCTCGCTGATCAGCCTGTGGCTCCCCGGGACGCCGCCATGATGCAGTCCGCGGAGAACCTGACCCTCGGCCAGAGCCCGAAGGGAGGGGCCGCTGCGGCAATGCAGTCCGCGGCCAGGCGCAACGAGAACGCCGGCCTCGTCGGCCACGACGAGCGGTCTCCGGCAGCCCGCGAGGGAATGACGGTCACCGAGATGGACGCCCCGGGTCGCCGCGTCGTGACAGAGTCGGTGGGCGGGCAGGTGGTCGACCATTTTGAGACTCCGGCGCCGGTGACGGCGCAGCCGGCCGTGACGGACGCGTTCACAATCGGCGACGCGTTGGAGGCAGCGGCCGTGACTGCCCGCGACAAGCCGGTGACGCACAGTGACGCGAGTGCCATCCAGGCGGCGGAGGTCCGGGCCACCGGAAGGACCGCCGTCGTTCCGGGAGGCGTCGGTGCTGCTGCTAAATCGGCTGCTAACGCCAACGAATGGACCGTAGACGAAGATGACATGACGACCCTGGGAGACGTTCTTGAGGTAAGCGCTAGGTACATTCACTATTTGCGGATAGTTGGAGCTGCGAAGTTCGCAGGCTCTCTTTGCTTGGATTAAGATGTATGAGGTCGTCCTAATTGGTCTCTGTTGGTGCTCAGGATGCGAAGGCAAGATTGCCTGCAGACAAGGCTGTGACGGCTGTAGACGCAGAGAGGGTGACCGGAGCTGAGCTGCGCAACAGCCCCGACCTGGTCACGTATCCCGGCGGCGTCGCTGACACGATGACCGCCGCGGCCAGGCTGAACCGGCAGCCCACCTGAGCCAATCAATATATATCTCAGTTCACTTTTGGTGTTTTTAAGAGtgaatttttccttttagtGAAGGTCGGTTTGTTTTTTGCGGGTAGGTTGTTGTAAACCGGGTTAACAGGAAGATAGATTATCCTTTTActtatatacagatatatatacaGGTTGTAATCTTCTTAAGATAGAAGTAATAGATGTTCTTTTGTCCTTTTATCCATGTTCGGGGACGTGCTCCAAAGGCCGTGAGAAAGTTCGAGTTCTTGGAACAATGTGGCTTCGGATCAAATCTGAGATTCATGTCACCGTGAAATCCAATGGCTAAACAAACGGCGAATTTCAGATCCACCGTTGAATGCAAAAACTGTGTTTAAAAGTTCCCATAATAGTCGACTGACTTTTTTTAACATTTCCAAGATGATCTGACTGGTTAAATGGAAGACCTTTTCGAGAAATTTTCCTTAAACCAGAAAGAAGTCCCATAATTATCAAAATGCCTCTGTCATAAACATTGTAAACCTCTTCACCTCTGAATGCACTAAACCCTTCCTtttaaggggttgtttggcacGATTCCAGTCAAACGACCCTTGAGATTGTGTTTGGCACAGTGTGCTGCGAATTCGtccatgaatctactttaaTTCGTTCATGAATTTATTATAAAGTAATTCGCTCATGAAATTATTTTAAAGTTACTATAGAGATCGAGTTCAAAGATCAAGCAGATTCAATAAACACTAGTTCCCTCCAACCCAGAGGGAGAatctagaaagagagagaaatgaattgatacaaagaaaaaaaaaacatttgattttatcaaattttccttttctaaattttggttATAACAAATCTATTTATGAAATGAATATTATAAACAGGTTCAAATCGTATGTCTATCACTCAACTTTTTAGAACTTAAAACATACCAAAAGAACAAGATACAATCGATTGTATCGAGATGACTTCAATTTagtatttaataaaaaaaaactataataaatatttttttctgttaaagCAAATGGGACATTGTCAGGTTTATGTGGAGGTATGTTAAAAAGACTTCCATATAAatgtataaatgcatcaaaCTCTGATTACAATGCGTccaaattttataaattaaatggccacGATTTCATGCTTTCTCACtaaaaatatgatcttaagaataatgATACATTGATATTCAGGTATGACAACCACATACCCAAACCTACTAATTGACTTCTAGTGTCTGATTTTCTTTAAGCAGATCCAACCTCACCAATTCGTAAaggaatttcaaaaacttaaccCAAATATAAGATCCACGATCCAAATTATGGATACTAAAAAACGCATCGCTGTTAATACGATCCAAATTATGGATACTAAAAAACGCATCATTGTTAAAACGTTATCATATATTTTGTTAGTACGTTACGATCGAACCCCTTTTTTTTCTGGTTGATTCAAAGATGGGAAAGTGAGGTATAGTGCAGTATATCTATTATTTAGAACTTACAGAAATAGTCCTTATTAGAATCCAACTAACAACAACAACTAAACCATCATGAATTCACCCATTCCACCAGTTATGTTATATTTAAGCCTGGGCACAAGACCGAGCCACCGTCGAGGACTTGGTATTCAGCCCAACTTAAGCTCAGGCCTAGAAAAACGAGACCCAGGCTGGCCCGATAAACCCGGACTGGGTCAAGCCGGCCTATGCACAGACTTAATTATACCTCCAAAACTTTGTTTATGTatgttgacaaaaaaaaaggaaaataaacatCTTCAAGCACCTGACAATGAGCAAGACCCGGCCATCCGAGTGATGGGAACAATTCAGATGCTGGGTCAGACAGTTGACTAAATCCAAATTGGAGGTAGATACCcacattcagatccaaatcaaattcaatGCTTGATAATGGATCTAGAAATAAGGGCCACAGCAGATATTTGAGCGTGCGCCTCACCGTAACGATGGATCTGAATTCCGTATACGGTTACCCAATTCGATTCCTGCTTTAGGTCCACGACCCGAGTTTCTCCCCCACCTTGACACTTATACCCCTTAAAGTTTACATGCCGTTGGTTCAAACTACCACCGCCCATGCTCATAATTACAAGATTGGCATTACCAACTGGATCCTCACAAGCTGCAGCACGCGCCTTCGTTTTTGTAGCACACGTTGCAACTTGCAAAAGAAAACGAAGTCCTGCAACGTGGGGCTCTGGTCTTGACTCGAGTCCATATGCTGCAGAGAGAAACCGCCATGGACGTTCCTATAAGACCTTGAGGGATGATTCCCTGGAGACCAACAGCCTCTGGCGGTTCTGTATCATTTTGAACTTCCGAAGTTCTCGGTGGTATCCCTTTCTTGCTGCTTACTGAAATTGCAGAGAAAATATGAGTCAACGTCAGCCTCAGAGGCCCAGTGACACCCCGCAGGGCCAGACGCGTACCGAGCCCATCAAGTACGGCGACGTGTTCGACGTCTCCGGCGGGCTCTCCGAACAGCCTGTGGCTCCGCGGGACGCCGCCATGATGCAGTCGGCAGAGAGCCGCACTCTCGGCGAGATCCCGAAGGGCGGAGCAGCCGCGACAATGCAGTCCGCGGCCAGGCGCAACGAGAACGCCGGCCTTGTCGACCACGACGAGCGGTCTGCGGCAGCCCAAGAGAGAATGACGGTCAGTGAGAGGGCCGTGCCTGGTGGCCGCGTCGTCACCGAGTCGGTGGGCGGACAGGTGGTCGAGGAGTATGAGACTCCGGTGCCGGTGACGTCTCGGCCGGCGGTGACCTGAGCCGTTTCGACTCAGTGCCAAGTCTTTGGAGTTTCCTTTTGGTCTGTTTGTTTTGGGGGGAAGCTGTTGTAAGTCGGGTTAACTATGGGTTAGGTATGATGTATAGGTCGATCTATGTATAATATGGGCTGGCTATGGTAGGGTATGGAGTTTTGGTGGCACTATGTAATCTTCCTATGATAGCGTAATGAAAGGTTTTATCCCTTTGGTGATGTTCTCGTTCTGTTCTTGGGACATGCTGTAATGTTTTTGTGATGAAtgatttggcttagtaatcagtTCACTTCGAATACAAAAACGCGATATCTCCGCGTGATGAGAGCGAGGGAGCAACTgcatctctccctttctctcgcGTCCTCGTTCGTTATTgatttggttgtttttttcCGAGTCAAGCATCTTACGTTTGAAACTTGTTCTACTCGTGCTTTCATACCTCAACGATTTTCGTGTCTTCTTTAAGTTTTTTCACGAGATCGTTAGTATCTTTTACATGGTAAAAATCGTTTTGAAAAACAATTCGCCTTTTTCCAGTACAGGGGATTGGTGGATGCATGGCAGTTTCTGGGTTCCGCCGGAACGACCCCGGGTGAAAGGAGTCTGTAATTTCGATCATGTCTTCGATTGGAGGGGCTTAGGAAAGACTTGCCATGCTTTCTGGCAGGAATCGGCTTAGCTTTGGAAGACTTGCCAGATCAGATCGATATTTTTTTGGGGTGAGTTGGACAATCCTTGGATAAGAGGCCCAAGGCTTCCCTCCTTGCCCGGAGGCTCCACTTCCTTCTTCTTGCATTTGAGGTCCATGGTTACGTTGATCCAGAGCTTACCCTTGCTTTTGGAATTCAGATCTTGCTTTTGGTATTCATAGTTACATTGAGATTTTAACGAACTTACGGTTCCTCCTTTTCAGTTCATCCTTTGTCAACTGAAAACGAACGATACTCCTTTTCAGTTCCTCCTTTTCAACTGAAAACGAACGATACTTTTAgtgcgttttttttttacagtatAGAGAAGTGCTTTGCCACTTGTTTACCACTTTTTTACAGCCTAGGGAAAAGCTTGCTACCTTGTTACAGTCCAGACCCTAGAGAAGTATAATGATACTTGAGAAGCTTTTTGCCTATTGATACTTGAAACAGCAAAATGAGCTCGCGAAAGTGGAGCGTGCTGATCAAATATACAAAAGATACATGCGCtggggaaaaaataaaaggaaaacgaaaagaATACAAAATACAACAAGACTCAATTTGATACTGTGGGTGTGGATGATCCTCTCACGCCAAGTAGGGCTATGTTTTTCTATCCGCTGATTGGGAGATCAACCGGAACGTAAATGATCTGATGCTCTAATCTACGACGCTCCCTTTCTGCAAGCCCAATTCGATAGCGATGAGTCGTAGCAACACCTGAACCAGTTCCCTCACTCGTGCTTCCCTGCAGGATTTCCAAGAACAGGACTTCAAAATTGTGAGGTAGGAAAGAACAGTAAAAATTTCAGTATGACCCAGAGAGAGGGTATAGGGTTTTAGTGGATTGCAACAAGGAAGTTACCCTTTTGCATCTCAGACAGCATT
Coding sequences:
- the LOC116245667 gene encoding late embryogenesis abundant protein D-34-like; its protein translation is MSQDQPRRPSNNTRAQARTEPIKYGDVFDVSGGLADQPVAPRDAAMMQSAENLTLGQSPKGGAAAAMQSAARRNENAGLVGHDERSPAAREGMTVTEMDAPGRRVVTESVGGQVVDHFETPAPVTAQPAVTDAFTIGDALEAAAVTARDKPVTHSDASAIQAAEVRATGRTAVVPGGVGAAAKSAANANEWTVDEDDMTTLGDVLEDAKARLPADKAVTAVDAERVTGAELRNSPDLVTYPGGVADTMTAAARLNRQPT
- the LOC116245966 gene encoding late embryogenesis abundant protein D-34-like — protein: MSQRQPQRPSDTPQGQTRTEPIKYGDVFDVSGGLSEQPVAPRDAAMMQSAESRTLGEIPKGGAAATMQSAARRNENAGLVDHDERSAAAQERMTVSERAVPGGRVVTESVGGQVVEEYETPVPVTSRPAVT